One genomic window of Borreliella burgdorferi B31 includes the following:
- a CDS encoding PG0541 family transporter-associated protein has protein sequence MTKFYNYRIEIVSNLSLELDVFECIEKIEQELGESIYYSKIGNVYGKGKKGEKHGNGVWPEENFILIIYTSNQSIVERLKDIVDDLNRSYPTEGINLFVLRNS, from the coding sequence ATGACTAAATTTTATAATTATAGGATTGAAATAGTTTCTAACTTATCTTTAGAGCTTGATGTTTTTGAATGTATAGAAAAAATAGAGCAAGAGTTAGGAGAGTCTATATATTATTCTAAGATAGGAAATGTTTATGGAAAAGGTAAGAAGGGAGAAAAGCATGGTAATGGCGTTTGGCCTGAAGAAAATTTTATTTTGATTATTTATACCTCCAATCAGTCTATTGTTGAGCGATTAAAGGATATTGTGGATGATTTGAATCGTTCTTACCCTACAGAAGGGATTAATCTTTTTGTTTTGAGAAATTCTTAA